The window TTGACGTTGCCCGTGCCGTCGAGCTCGGTGCGCTCGGTGCGCAGGCCGACGACGCTGCCGTCCTCGCCCAGGACCTCGACGGGGGACTCGAAGAAGTGCAGGAACAGCTTGTGCGGGCGGTCGCCGACGTCCCGGATCGCCCAGTTCTCCAGGGTGGAGGCCACCATGTTGGCCTGCTTGTTCTCCCGGCGGGTGGCGATCGAACCGTCGTCGTAGTCGATGTCCTCGGGGTTGACGATGACCTCGATGTTCGGGGAGTGGTCCAGCTCGCGCAGCTCCATCGGGCTGAACTTCGCCTGGGCCGGTCCGCGTCGTCCGAAGACGTGCACCTCCAGGGCCTTGTTCGCCTTGAGGCCGTCGTACACGTTGGCGGGAATCTCGGTCGGGAGCAGTTCGTCCGCCGTCTTGGCGAGGATGCGCGCGACGTCCAGGGCGACGTTGCCGACGCCGAGCACGGCGACCTTCTCGGCCTCCAGCGGCCAGGTGCGCGGAACCTCCGGGTGGCCGTCGTACCAGGCCACGAAGTCGGCGGCGCCGTAGGACCCGCCGAGCTCGATGCCCGGTATGTCGAGCGCGCGGTCGGCGTCGGCGCCGGTGGAGAAGATCACGGCATCGTAGAAGGACCGCAGGTCGTCCAGGCCGATGTCGTTGGGGTAGTCGACGTTGCCGAACAGCCGCAGCTGCGGCTTGTCCAGGACCTGGTGCAGCGCCTTGACGATGCCCTTGATCCGCGGGTGGTCGGGGGCCACTCCGTACCGGATCAGGCCGAAGGGGGCGGGCATGCGTTCGAAGAGGTCGATCGATACGCCCGGCTCCTGGGCGACCTCGGATTTGAGAAGCGCGTCCGCAGCGTAGATTCCGGCGGGACCGGCTCCGACGATGGCGACGCGGACGGGGCGTGTCATGGAGTGATGTTCCTTTGGGCGGCGGTCGCGGGCAGAGAGCAGCGGGGTAAGGGTTGACTTACTCCGCTGCTCTCCACGGTATGCCCTGTTCTCCAGCCCTCCTGGAGCGGGGCATGAGTATTCCCAGGAAATAAAGGGACGTAGGCGTACGAAGTGGACTCATTTTTGTGGGCAGATTCCGCTCGCGGCGTCTCGTGCGGCTCCAGAGGCTGAGACGGAACGCGGTGCGGGGTGGGCCGGCCGGTGTCCCTGCGTGCCACTGGTGCGGGGCGGAGACATGATGGGGGCACGACGCAGCACTCCGACGAGAGGAACAGGTGCCATGCCGATCGAGGGCGAGTACGAGCCGAGCCCGACCACATGGGTCCGTGAGCAGGTCGAGCTCATCGAGAGCTCCGGCGGGACGCAGGGCACCACCCTGCGCGGCATGCCCGTCATCCTTCTCACGACGCGTGGTGCCAAGAGTGGCAAGGTCCGCAAGTCACCGCTGATGCGGGTCGAGCACGACGGCCGGTACGCCGTCGTCGCCTCCCTCGGCGGCGCCCCCAAGCACCCCGTCTGGTACTACAACGTCCTCGCCGATCCGAAGGTCGAACTGAGGGACGGCACCGTTCAGCAGGACATGGTGGCCCGCGAGGTGTCGGGGGACGAGAAGGCGCTGTGGTGGGACCGGGCCGTCGAGGCCTTCCCCGACTACGCCGAATACCAGAGGAAGACCGACCGCGAGATCCCGGTCTTCGTCCTCACTCCGGCGGAGCACGGCTGACGCGACCGGCGACGGTCGCCGGTGGACCGGCCGGTACTCCGTGAACGGCGGGGGCCGGCCGGTCCCCGGTCCCCGTGCCCCTCGCCGTGGGGGAGACCTGTGCGGGGAGGGCGGGCGACCTCACCGCCGGGAAATCGTGTTGCCCGGCCCGCTCGCACCTGCGAGGCTCCCGGGATGCCCGACACGGAACCCCGCAGCTCGCAACAGGTGGCCTCCCTCTTCTCGGGGGGACGGCTCACGGCGATCCCCCGCAGGACCGCGCGGCGCGAGCAGTTGCTGGTGCACCTCGCGCAGACGCTGTTCGAGCGGGACCGCGTCCATACCGAGCGAGAGGTCAACGAGGCCCTGCTGACCGTGCACGAGGACTGCTCCGCCCTGCGCCGTCACCTGGTGGTGGCCGGGCTGCTGGAGCGCACCAGGGACGGCGCGAGCTACCGGCGGGCGTGCTGACCGTTCACAGCCCCCCGCCCCTGCCGGCCGGCGGTCCGAGGCCCGGGATCCGCCCGGCGGGCGGGCGTTCCGCCGGGCGCGGTCAGTTGACGACGTCCGGGTCGGGGCCGGTCCGCATGCCGCGGTCCAGGCCGGCGACGGCGTCCATGTCGGCGTCCGGGAGCGCGAAGTCGAACACGTCGATGTTCTGCCGGATGCGCGCGGGTGTGACCGACTTGGGGATCACGATGTTCCCGAGCTGCAGGTGCCAGCGCAGGACGATCTGTGCGGGTGTCCTTCCGTGGCGCTCGGCGAGCGAGGTGATCACTTCGTCGTCGAGCAGCGCCCCCTGCGCCAGCGGGCTCCACGCCTCGGTGGCGATGCCGGCCTCGGCGTGGACGGCGCGGAGTTCGCTCTGCTGGAGCCCGGGGTGCAGCTCGACCTGGTTGACGGCGGGCACGAGCGAGCTCTCCTCGCGCAAGCGGTGCAGGTGCGCGGGCTGGAAGTTGGAGACGCCCGCCGCCCGTATCCGGCCGTCGGTGTGCAGCTTCTCCAGGGCGCGCCAGGTGTCGGTGTAGAGGTCGCGGGCCGGTGTCGGCCAGTGGATGAGGTAGAGGTCCACGTGGTCGAGGCCGAGTTCGGTCAGCGAGGCGTCGAAGGCGGCGAGCGTGGCGTCGTAACCCTGGTCCGCGTTCCAGAGCTTCGTCGTGACGAACAGTTCTTCGCGGGGCAGTCCGGACTCGGCCAGGGCCCGGCCGACGCCCGCCTCGTTGCCGTAGGCGGTGGCCGTGTCGATGGAGCGGTATCCCGCCTCCAGGGCTGCGGCGACCGCCGCGGTGGTCTCGTCGTCGGGTACCTGGAAGACGCCGAAGCCGAGCTGCGGAATCGTGACGCCGTTGTTGAGGGTGACGGTGGGGACCGTGGGCATGGGTGGTACCTCTCGTAGCGCTGGGAAAACTGCTCCGCGTGCGGCGGTTACAGGCGTCGACAATAGTTGCGTACGCGGGTTAATGGCAAACGCCTGCCATTCGGGGTGGAAGTCCGTCGGGCATCCGCCGCCGCGCGTGACCGGTTCGCCGTGCCGGCGCCTCCGCCGCCGGTCTCCCCGGCCCCCTCGTCGCGACGTCCCGCCCGCACGGCGAGGATCGTCCGTGCGCAGCTCGCGAGGCCCGCCACCGGCCGGGCCGCGTCGATGTGCTGGACTGTCCGGGAACAACCCGATACAGGAG is drawn from Streptomyces sp. NBC_00178 and contains these coding sequences:
- a CDS encoding nitroreductase family deazaflavin-dependent oxidoreductase, with the translated sequence MPIEGEYEPSPTTWVREQVELIESSGGTQGTTLRGMPVILLTTRGAKSGKVRKSPLMRVEHDGRYAVVASLGGAPKHPVWYYNVLADPKVELRDGTVQQDMVAREVSGDEKALWWDRAVEAFPDYAEYQRKTDREIPVFVLTPAEHG
- a CDS encoding FAD-dependent oxidoreductase codes for the protein MTRPVRVAIVGAGPAGIYAADALLKSEVAQEPGVSIDLFERMPAPFGLIRYGVAPDHPRIKGIVKALHQVLDKPQLRLFGNVDYPNDIGLDDLRSFYDAVIFSTGADADRALDIPGIELGGSYGAADFVAWYDGHPEVPRTWPLEAEKVAVLGVGNVALDVARILAKTADELLPTEIPANVYDGLKANKALEVHVFGRRGPAQAKFSPMELRELDHSPNIEVIVNPEDIDYDDGSIATRRENKQANMVASTLENWAIRDVGDRPHKLFLHFFESPVEVLGEDGSVVGLRTERTELDGTGNVKGTGRFTDWDVQSVYRAVGYYSEELPKLPFDVVSGTVPHAAGRVLAGGEPMSSVYVTGWIKRGPIGLIGHTKGDANETVACLLEDHAAGRLPAPVRPETDAVADFLEQRGVRYTTKEGWHRLDAHEQALGAEQGRERIKVVERGAMLDASGA
- a CDS encoding aldo/keto reductase, translating into MPTVPTVTLNNGVTIPQLGFGVFQVPDDETTAAVAAALEAGYRSIDTATAYGNEAGVGRALAESGLPREELFVTTKLWNADQGYDATLAAFDASLTELGLDHVDLYLIHWPTPARDLYTDTWRALEKLHTDGRIRAAGVSNFQPAHLHRLREESSLVPAVNQVELHPGLQQSELRAVHAEAGIATEAWSPLAQGALLDDEVITSLAERHGRTPAQIVLRWHLQLGNIVIPKSVTPARIRQNIDVFDFALPDADMDAVAGLDRGMRTGPDPDVVN
- a CDS encoding DUF2087 domain-containing protein, with translation MPDTEPRSSQQVASLFSGGRLTAIPRRTARREQLLVHLAQTLFERDRVHTEREVNEALLTVHEDCSALRRHLVVAGLLERTRDGASYRRAC